The stretch of DNA AAGCCCAATGGAGATGGTATTAATGGCGGCTGGTGGTTGTAGTTCAGTCGATGTCGTTGATGGTTTGAAAGAGGCGAAACAAGCGGTAAAAGGTTGTACTGCTAAGCTTACAACTGAACGACGTGAAACGGCACCAAGAATTTTTACCCACGTAAACATTCACTTTGAGATCAGTGGCGAAGGTATTGATGAGCAAGTTGTTGAAGAAGTGACCTCGGCGTCACTACAAAAATACTGCTCAGTATGTTTGATGTTAGGCGAGGGCGTTGCCATGACTCATAGCTGGGAGATTATCGCTTAGCGTACCGCCACGAGGGACAGAAAACAAAAAAGCCGAGTGAATACTCGGCTTTTCTTTGACTGATAGATCTGGAGAGTTAAGGCAGAATTTCAATTGGTGTGCCTGGGGTCACCAGTGCCAACAACTGATCCATATCTTCATTACTTAACGCAATGCAGCCGTCTGTCCAGTCGAAACTTTGTACGAACTGGCTTGGTTTTACTTCCCCATTTTTTTGCCCGTGAATCTTGATGTTCCCGCCGGGATTGACTTTCAGCCTTACTGCATTGGCACATCGTCTTGATTTGGGTAGCTGATGTGAATGGAGCGATAAAATTGGGAATCTTCCATCACGTGCTCTAATTTGTAGCTACCTTCTGGGGTTCGTTGATCACCTTCATAGACTTTGTGACCAATGGGGCGTTTTCCTAGTGCAATGCGAAACTCATGAATGACTTGATCATTTTCAATGATATAAAGACGGCGTTTCGATTTGTCGACCGTGACTTTATCAATTTCTGCATGGACAGATGCCGATAACAGCGTAATCAGAATTAAAAGCAGAATTTTCATGGGTTTGGTTTTACTAATTATCTTACAGTTTAATCACACACCAGCACTACTTTGTGAGCAAGTGTCATAAATCCGGTTGTTGAGAGCGAAACTGGTCTCTAATGGTTAAATCATAGCGTTTGGGCGGCGCTTTGAATAGATCTATCGATAGTAGATTTGTCTATTTTGTCGCACCTGTGCAAGGTCAAATCTCGATGTAACAACGCCGCAACTGGCTTAGGTTTTGTATACTTGTCTCAAGAATAAAAAAGAGCAGTATGGCAATCTGCGAGTGACTTAACAGTGTCTGTTTTGCGTCATGGGAATGTGCCACAGCGAGTGATACTTTCGAATTGATAACATCATTTCAGACAAAATAAGGTCACTATGTTTCCTAGGTCATTGCTTAAAGACGTTATGTCCGCGAGAAGTCACCGATTTTTGGCGAAGTCTCATTTGATCATCTTGAACAGCTGCTTGAACCTCAGTCGGCTGCGATTGTGAATGAACTTGATTTGTCTGGAACCCCGCAAATCCTATACACCCGTGACAACCCGACGCCATTAGAAAACTACTCGGATGCATTCTGGTCATGGGCTGCACAGTTTGATACCTGTGATGGTGTTATTCCACTTACGCTAGCGGGTTGTCGAACCATACAATCTGAAATCAGTGATTTAAATACCTATATTTTCGTTTTGGATAACTATTCCAAAGCTCGTACTTATTTAATTGTTGAAAACACGGATGCAGAAAAACTGAGGATTGCCAGTGAGAATAATTCAATCGACTTTTTGCAGATTCTTGCTTCTCGATGGCAATGCCTACGTGCGGAATTAGAAGCGACACGAGAATACCGTCAACGCGATATCAAAGAAGCGAAATACCTCGATGTAATTCATCAGCGTGAGCAATTCATTGAAGATATGAAGCTGGTGCAAAAGGTAGCGTTGGATATCTCAAATCCAGAGACATTGGATGAATTGCATCGTTCGGCGGTTGAGATTGTGCGTGAGAATCTAGGTGTAGACCGCACGTGTTTGATGTTATTGGATATTAAGAAACGCTGTTTTAGCGGTACTTATGGTACTGATGAAAATGGTGTAACCACGGATGTCCATCACACGCAATATGACCTTCATCAGTTGGAAGAAGCGTACATTAACGCTCTGTATGATGACAAAGTGAGTCTTGTCGTGATCGAAGATGCGCCACTTTATAACGATGGCGCAGTGATTGGTCAGGGTTGGAACGGCATGCTTATCCTGCGTGAAGGCGCAGAACCGATTGGTTGGCTTGCATTAGACAACTTTATTAACCGTGCGCCAATTACTTCGTATCAGCGACAAATGTTGGAATCGTTTGGTTCATTGTTGTCACAGATCTATATTCGCAAACGACAAGAGCAAAATGTTCGCATGTTGCACGCAAGTATGGTGGAGTTATCGCGCTGCATGACCGTACGTGACGTGTGTAAATCGGCGGTGACGTTCGGTATCAATAGAATTGGAATTGATCGTTTAGCCGTATTTCTTACCGATGAAAATTGTTCTTACATGCAGGGCACGTGGGGAACCGATATTCAAGGTAATGTCGTTGATGAGTCTTACTATCGTTCGGAGCTTCTTGATCGCACAATTGTCGATAACGCGCGCAACAATCCGAACGAAGTGGTATTTGAAGAGTCAGTGCCTATCTACCATGACTTCCATATTGTTGGGTTAGGCTGGACTGCGATGACCATGATGACGAGCAGTAGTGGCGAACCCATTGCCTTTATTGCGGCTGACAACTTAATTCGCCGTTCTCCATTGACCCATCAGTTGCGCGAAGTGATTCGAATGTTTGCCTCAAACTTAACTGAAGTGCTGCTGCGTACTCGTGCGCAAGAGGTCGTGCAGCAATTAAACGAAACGCTTGAGCTTGAAGTTAAAGCGCGCACTAAAGAGTTACAACAAGCTAATGAACAGCTTGAGTTGATGTCGAAAATGGATCCGCTGACTAGATTGGGCAATCGCCGTATGCTGGAAGGTGTGCTGGAGAGTATTTGTGACAATGAAAGTGTGGGCAAACAGAGATTTGCGCTGATCTTGGTCGATATCGACCACTTTGGCTTTTACAACAACAGTTATGGTCATATGCAAGGCGATATTGCCCTGATGCGTATTGGCAACATCTTGAAAAAAAGAGCCGAGCAAAACAACGAGGTCTTCTGTCGTATTGGAGGGGAAGAGTTCGCTTTACTTGTTTCCAACCAAACTGAATCGCAAGTCAAAGCGTTAGCTGAAGCCATTCGAGCAAGTATAGAAAACGAAGCGATCACTCATGAGAATAACGACGGAAGAGGAATATTAACGGTTTCGGTTGGGTATACCGTCGCAAACATTCAGCAACAAGAGTTTAATTTCGATGTGCTATACAACCAAGCGGATCAAGCTCTGTATCAAGCGAAGGCAAACGGACGGAATCTAGTGGTTGCGTTTAAAGAGTCATTAGCTATTGCAAAATAAAACAGCAGCCGAGGCTGCTGTTTTATGGGAAGATGGAAAAAACATCGCTTGGAGTGAAGCCATATTGTTTTAACATCTCGATAGCTTCTTTCTGCTTTCTGCAAAAACTTTAAGCTCACATCTTTTCTCCATCAAAATAGAGAATTTGATAGTAAGTGCCTAATTGCTTTTTTGACTGCCGACATGCCACTCTCCGAAGAATCATCAGCGAAGATAATCCTAACCATCAACGAAAGATATTTTCATTAACGGCAAAGCTTCGCTGATTCTTAGTATTTATGCAAAAAATATTACGGTTACAGCATGTTATGTGATTAAAGTTTAGGTAATTGAGTCGTTTTTTGAACAGTTTGACTCGTTTTCTTTAATTGTTTAACGAGTGAAAGTAGCTTCTCTGGTTGCCAAAGTGGCTGTGCAGTAGCTGAATCGCTGCGATATTTTTGGCTTGCCATCTGTTGTAATTCATCCTCGATTTGCTTAGCCAAATGGTCATCTTTGATACGATTTTCAGCTAACCATTGCTTTGCAAGATGCATGGTGCGCGCAACATCATTGGTTTTATTGCTGCCAAAAACTTTCGGTGCTATCCAAGTTTGTTACGTTGGGCATCGTGACTTTCGGCTGACGCTTGTTGTGTAAGTGCCAAGCGAGTGTTGCTACCCATAAGGCCGCAAAAAGTGCTGTAAGGTACGGCCAGAATCCCGCAGAAATTTGGGTTACCGGTTGAGGCGTTGTTGGTGCAGTAATGACAGGATTTGAAAGGACCGTGTCTCCTGCTTGTACATCTAACGATAGGCCATCAACGGAGGCTTTTTTTACGACTTCATTTACCGTATCAAACCATTCAATCGTTATTGGTGGTAGCTCGACTTGACCAACATGTTGAGCGATCAATACATGGCGAATGGTCATTTGTGTAGAACCATCATTCAGAGTCTTAAATTGTGGTTTTTCAATATAAGGGCGTACCCCTGATGGGTATGTCACATTGAGCTTTGGAAACGAGTCAGGATTCAGACCTTGAATGGTCAGTGTCAGCTCGCGAGTTAATGAGTCACCTAACGTCAGTGAATGTTGCTGTTTAAGATTGGCGATAGGGTTGTTTTGTGTATCAAGCCAGGTTTGTGCAAGTTCTAATTTTGCGGTTGGTAGCCAAGCGGCACCAAGGTTAGTTGGTTTTGATTTTACCGTAATTGCTAAAGATTCGGGTGCAATTTGTACGGGTAGAAGTTTGGTTGTACCACTTCGGTTACTACCAAACACGACAGTCGCATCAAAGCCGATACTCTTAAGCTCATGTTTTGGCGCTTGTTCTGCTTTCACGTTGAAGGTCTGATCGACGACAGTCGCTTCAACCCCATTGATAATGGTTTGGTATTGATTGGCTTGTCCGACTAATTGTACTGAGAAGCCAATTGCCGAAGGTGGGGTGATTTTGACATTTTGTAATCTGCGCGCATCCGCTTTTATCACCAATCGAGTTTTTAGTTGCGTAGTCTCGTTAGGGTAAAGTGAATTTTTATCTAATTGGCTGTGTAACTCAACCAGATCACCCGGCGCAGGTAAATCAGTATCTTGGGTGACTTGAATCGTTATCGGCGCAGAGCGATTTCCATCGATAGTAAAACTAGGAATCGTGGCCGTTCCAAGTGATTTCGCTTTTAACGCAATCGTCCATTCACTGCTGCTACTGCGTTTGCCATTAATGAAATTAAGTGAGCTGCCAAAACTTGGTTGACCCATAAAAAAGTCAGACTCGAGTGCTTTAAAATCGATACTGTCTGAGTCAACTTTATCATCATAAGTTACGCGCAGCTGGAACACTTCGGCTTGTGTCACTTGATTACTAGATACCGTCGCGGTCAGAGACGCAGCAAAGCTAGGCGCAACAAAGAACGCAAGACAGAAAAGAGTGAGGATGCGTAGCACACGCGATTTAATCGTTACCATTGTTTAGCCGACTCTTGTGGTGGTTGTTTGTCTCGAGCTTGGAGGATCAGTTGTGCGCGAAGCAGTCTACTTGGATCACGCGCAGATTCGACGTTTTCGAGTTTTCTAAATTCAGGATCTGATTCGGGAGTATCAGAGCTGGAGGTTGCTTGATTCACCGCTGATTTATTTTCTTCATTTTGTTGTTCATTGTTTGACTTACTCTCTTGACCTACGGGGTCAGAGGCGTTTTCATGAGACTGCTGGAGACTGCTGAGACTGCTGAGACTGCTGAGACTGCTGAGACTGCTGAGACTGCTGAGACTGCTGAGACTGCTGAGACTGCTGAGACTGCTGAGACTGCTGAGACTGCTGAGACTGCTGAGACTGCTGAGACTGCTGAGACTGCTGAGACTGCTGAGACTGCTGAGACTGCTGAGACTGCTGAGACTGCTGAGACTGCTGAGACTGCTGAGACTGCTGAGACTGCTGAGACTGCTGAGACTGCTGAGACTGCTGAGACTGCTGAGACTGCTGAGACTGCTGAGACTTATTCTCTTGCTCTGATTGCGACGATTGTTCAGACTTTTGTTGCTGTTGCTGTTGCTGTTGCTGTTGCTGTTGCTGCTGTGCTTGCTCAACGATAGCTAGGTTCTTTTGGGCATTTTGGTAGTTTGGATTTTCTTTTAACACCTGGCGATATAGCGCCTCTGCTTTATCGTATTCTCCAAGCTGAGCGTGAGCGTTAGCCAAGTTATATTGGCTATCAATATCATTACGCTGTTTTAGTGACTCAACGGCCGCTTTATAGTCTCCTGCCTGATATTGCGCGATGCCTTTCCAACTTGGGTTTTCAAACGAATTGGCTGCCGCTTGATATTGCTGCTCTTTATAGAGCTGATAACCCTGTTGATCTTGAGTAAGGAAAGGATTGGCAAAGGCATGCTCAGGAGTTGCCGCCATGGTGAGCATTATGCCGATCGATAACACAACACCACGTCGACAAAGCATAAGTGCGAAGGGTAACAGCAAAATCACCAGCCAATAGCCGCTATTAATACGGTCATTGACTTTTTCACTCGCTTGATTGGCAGCAGTATTTGATACCTGATTTGTCAACTTAGCGATAGCATCGATATCTCTGTTATCTGCTTGGACGGGCACAAACAATCCTTGATTGTTATTGGCAAGTTGTTGCATGCGCTTAAATGGTGTTTTTGCGATGACAGTGGTTCCGTTTTGTGACTGTAACAGCGTGCCATTTGGCAACGGAATCGGTGCACCTGCTGGTGTACCAATGGCTAAGATACTTAAGCGCCAGTCACCTTGATCCAAGAGATCTTGAATTTCACTCTGTTCTGCAGGTTCTAAATCATCACTAAACAAGACAATATCACCTTGGGCAAAGCCTGCGTTAGTCATGGTTTCAATGGCGAGACGGACAGCGGCCACGGCATTCGCCCCTTGATAAGGCATAATCTCTGGCGACAAATTGGCAATTAAATTGACCAAGGTGTGGCTATCACTCGTCATTGGGCTAACAAGGTAAGCATCACCTGCGTAGGCGACGAGACCGGTTTCTCCATCTGACCAAAGTTTGAGTAAGTCATTAGCTTTATAACGCGCTTGAGCCAATCGAGAAGGCTTAATGTCGTTAGCATACATTGAGCGTGACATGTCCATCACTAACACTCGAGCGCTCGAATTGGTGTAGCTAGGGCGCTCGTCTGAAGAAAAACTCGGTCCTGCAAGTGCAATAATGGCCAGTATGCCGCTGATCGCAAATGCCCACAGAATGTTACCAGAGGATTTTCTGGCTTGTGGGGTCATTACTCTCGCTAAATGAGAGGCGACCAATTGGTGCCGACGTTGGCGTTTCGCAAGCCAAACCGTGAGCAGAAGTAGGGGAACAATTAAGCTCAACCATTGTGGATATAGGAAAATAAAATCAGACATGATTACGTCTCACCCACATAACAATGCAAGAAAACAAAAACGCGATAGAGAGCGGGTAACGAAACCACTCTTGTTGTGGTCGCCAAGTCTGAGTGGTTTGGCTAATTGGCTCAAGCTGGTTTATCGTGGCATAAATGTCGGATAAATCTTGAGTGTTACGAGCGCGAAAATATTTACCGCCAGTAATCTCGGCAATTTGCTTTAACGTTGCTTCATCCAGATCGCGCGCTGTATTTACCTTCCGTGAGAAAAAGAATTGCTTCACTTCCATCTCACCAGCACCGACGCCGACGGTATAAATCGTCGCATTGTATTTTTTCGCAATCTTTGCGGCTTCAATCGGGTCAAGTACGCCGGAAGTGTTGCTTCCGTCACTGAGTAAAATCATTACTCGTTGTGGGGCATCACTGTCGACAAAGGTTTTGGTTGCAAGACCTATCCCTTCACCAATAGCGGTACTCGAACCGATAAGGTCCAATACCACCTGCTGCAATTGAGCTTTGATAGTGTTGCGGTCTAAGGTCAGGGGCGTCTGTAGATAGGCATGATCAGCAAAGAAAACCAATCCAAGGCGATCACCTTGACGTTTTTCGATAAAGTCTGATAGTACTTTTTTTACTGCGGTCAAACGGTCGACATAATCGCCATTTTGTAACATGTCTTCTTGGCTCATCGAGCCAGACAGGTCAACCACCAGCATCAAGTCGCGATGCTCAGGTTGGTGTACAACAGGTTCACCATACCAAACTGGACGTGCTGCTGCGGTGATCAAAGCGATCCAAATCATCAGCACTAGCAGTTTTATTGCTCGATTACCTTTGGCTGGCGCAGAATTTGATTCTGGCAGATAAGGTAGGAAAAGAGGTGCTGATGAGTTTGCTGGTGGCAGCAGAAAATAGACTGCCAGAGGAAGAGGCAGTAGAAATAAAACAGGCCACCAGACAAATTCAAAATTTGCCAACTAACGACTCCTTTTTTTAGGTGGTAGAGCTTGGTCTACCCATTGATAACAGTGATTTACAAGCTCTTCACTGTTTTCGATATGTTGTTTACTGTAAAGGACGGATTGCCACTGTTCGTAATTGGCTGCAAAGACAGGCTCTGTAATTTGAGAGTCTAAAAATGCATACCAATCTTTACCGGTTAAGTGCGCGATCTGTTCACGTGGGTAATAGCAAAGAGAAACTTGTCGAACCAACTCTAATGCAGCGGCAGGTTTTTCCTTTTTAATTAAATTTAGTGCGGTTTTTTTCGGCGCTAGACGTTTTTTATGTCGACGAATGGACAAAACAACGAGCACGATGACTAACAAGGCCATAGCAAGTGATGCCCACCATCCCCAGGCGAGTGGGAACCAATCTGGTGCTCCCGGTAACGTCATGTCTTCTAAAGGTAATAAAGCTTCATTCTTAACACTGGTCATACATTCATCCAGAAATTTGATTAAGTAACAGTTGGTCACTACTCAAGGCGCAAAAACTAATCCCTGTTTTTTGTGCAAGCGTTTTTAAGCCTTGTTGTTTATCGTCAAATGCCAATTTTAGTTTTGGCGTGACTGTTTTGATGAGAAATCAAACCATTGGGTTCGAAAACCATCGGATACTTTTTCATTCCCACGATAAGCGGTGTTGCCTGATTCGAGGGGATCGCAAATCTGTACAAAGCGCACGCTATTGTGTTGACGTAGGCGGGTTAAAGCCAACTCCTCTTTGTCTTGAAAGCGAATAAAATCGCTAATAAACACAATTTCGCTGCCTTTGGGCGCAAGCTGTTGTAAAGATTGTAATGCCGGAGCAAAACCATGAGGGTTAGGTCTGCGGGGTGCATCAATTAGTGCAGCGTGCATATCCACTAAACGTTGCAAAATGGCAAGCGGGCCTTTATTGCGGCCTGTTGGCTTTATTTCAATCAGCTCAAAGCCGGTATCGATGATAGCGCCAATGCGATCTTGCTGTTTAATGGTTAACCATGCGATCAAGCTCGCCATATGAGCCATCAAAACGGATTTGAGCATGAGTTGAGAACCAAATAGCATGCTTGGGCCAAGATCCAAGTACAAAACGAGCGGCTTTTCACGCTCTTCAGAGAAGAGTTTGGTGTGTGGTTTACCGCTGCGCGCGGTCACTCGCCAGTCAATAGCACGAATATCATCACCTGCTTGGTAGCGGCGGACTTCACTAAAATCCATTCCTCGGCCCAGCTGACGACTTTGGTGCACGCCTAATAGTTGTGACCAAAGTCCTTTTGCTGGTGGTAGCCACTTCACGCTTTGGTTGCGAAAGTAAAGCAACTCATTAAGCGTCAAATCGACCCCATTTGAATAGGGAGAAAATTGGGTTTGCATCGCGCTCAACTCACGCACTACCAACTAATGATAATAATTTATCAATCACTTGGTTTGGTGAAATACCTTCTGCTTGCGCGTGGTAAGTCAACAGTAGACGATGTCGCAAGACAGGATAGATCATTGCTTGTACGTCTTCTGGTGATACGAAATCTCGACCAGATAGCCATGCATGAGCACGGGCGCAGCGATCCAAAGCAATGGTTGCACGAGGGCTTACGCCCATTTCAATCCAACTCGCCAGTAATGAGTCATAGCTGCTTGGTTCGCGGGTAGCCATAATCAAACGAATAATATACTGCTCGATCCCTTCAGCCATATGGATGTTGAGTACTTCTTGGCGCGCATCAAAAACCAGTTGTTGTGACAAACGTGGTACGTCTGAGGCAGATTCACCTTTTGCTTCGCCTCGATTCAAACGTAAGATGGCAAGCTCACTTTGCGCATCAGGGTAATCAACATTTAAATGCAATAAAAAGCGGTCGAGTTGAGCTTCAGGAAGTGGGTAAGTCCCTTCTTGCTCAATTGGGTTTTGCGTTGCCATGACTAAAAACAGTTCAGGTAACTTATAGGTTTGGCGACCTGCAGTAATTTGTTTTTCTGCCATCGCTTCAAGCATGGCCGCTTGTACTTTTGCTGGTGCTCGGTTGATCTCATCGGCCAAAATCAAAGAGTTGAAGATTGGCCCCGCCTGGAATTGAAAATCGCCGGTTTCAGGGCGGAAAATATCCGTGCCGGTTAAGTCTGCTGGCAGAAGGTCAGGAGTGAACTGCACACGGTGGAAGTCTCCTTCGATACAGTCAGCTAACGATTTCACGGCACGCGTTTTTGCTAGTCCTGGAGGTCCTTCTACAAGAATGTGGCCATCGGCGAGTAGTGCGACAAGAAGCTGCTTTACCAATTCTTGTTGGCCGATCACTTGGCTCTCAAGGTAGGTCTGCAATTGTGAGAATGTTGTCGACGTCATTAGCTTGTATTACTCCTCGTAAACGGACTCATCGATACTATTCATTTATTGCGGTTCAGAGTGAAATAAACGCATCTTGAATGTACCGGAAATACTTGAGCAAATTGATATCACAAAACATATGTTAAGCAACTATTAAAAAGATGAAATCTTAGTGTTCTTTACATAAAATTGCCAAAAACACGCACAACATCAACAAGCGTACGAAAAACATCCACTAGAGCCGAATCTGGAATCAATGTTGTCCCAGACTCTATTTGTTTGCAAAGAACACTGAGTTTTCGATGAAATGATTTATATGTGCCACAAAACAATCCCAACATATTGCGCATGGTCAATGCTCGAGGAGTAGAATCTGATGCCTGAAATCAGTAAACTTAGCGTAGAACTATTTTACGATGAGTCGTTATCATGAGTGATTTTGAGAAAGAACTAGAGCAGATGTCGCAAGAAATGGCTAATGAGCCAGAAGTCGCGTTACCATCAATTGATGAACAAAAAGCGATCGCTGCTGAATTAAAACGTTTAGAAGAAGCCGGTGAGCTAACGCCAGAAGTATTGGAACAATACTTTGGTAAGTTTTATAGCAAAACAGATACCCCGATTCACTAAGTGAGTTAAATTGATTAGACGCTGCTTTTCGCAGCGTTTTTTGTATCCTTGGTTAACGATTCTTCGATCCTACATGTGCTAATCATCGACCAGTCTACACACCAAGTCATTCTCGTTTAACACCCGTCATGAGGTTAGTTGAGTATATGTACGATTTTATTGTGGTTGGCGGTGGAATTGTTGGGGTATCGACTGCTTGGCAGTTAAAGCAGCGACAGCCCAACAAGCGTATTTTGTTGATAGAAAAAGAGTCATCGTTGGCGGCTCATCAAACTGGGCACAACAGTGGAGTGATTCATGCTGGAGTGTATTATCAGCCAGGTTCTCTGAAAGCCGATTTTTGTCAGCGTGGTTCACAAGCCATTAAAACGTTTTGCCAAGAGCATTCGATCCCTTATGAACAATGCGGCAAGCTGATTGTTGCCACGACTCCGCTGGAGTTAGAAAGGATGCAAGCTTTATATCAGCGCTGCATCGAAAATAAGCTCAGCGTCAGTTTATTAAACACCAAACAACTGAATGCAATGGAGCCAAATATTGTTGGCCTAGGCGCCATTTGGGTGGATGCCACCGCCATTGTTGATTACCGAGTGGTGACGCAAAAAATGGCGGAACAGTTTGTTGCACTCGGAGGCGAGATTTTTCTGAATACGGAATTGAGCCAAGCGCAGGAAACAAAGGAAGAAGTACAACTAACTTGTATTAAGCAAGGCTTGTCCCAACAATTCAACTGTCAATATCTCATCACGTGCAGTGGCTTAATGGCGGACCGCGTCACTAAGATGCTTAATATTGAAACCGACTTCCAAATTATTCCCTATCGCGGTGAATATTACCGTTTGGCACAAGAACATAACCATGTCGTCAAACATCTTATTTACCCCGTGCCTGACCCTGAGTTGCCTTTTTTAGGCGTGCACTTAACGCGAATGATCGATGGTAGTGTGACGGTCGGTCCTAACGCTGTTCAGGGTTGGAAGCGCGAAGGGTATTCAACGCTGAATTTCAGCTTAATGGATACGCTACAAATGCTGTTGTTTAAAGGCTTTTGGAAAGTGAGCGCCAAGCATTTTAAAACTGGTGTGTGGGAATGGCGTAATTCCTGGTGGAAACCTGGGTATCTAAAATTGGTGAATAAATATTGTCCAGCGATTGGCCTAGAGGATTTACGATCTTATCCGGCTGGCATTAGGGGCGCAAGCGGTATTAAACGACGGTACTTTGGTGCATGATTTCCTATTTAAATCTAGCCCTCGCAGTTTGCACGTATGTAATGCACCCAGCCCGGCAGCAACATCTTCCATTCCTATTGGCGAATATATTTGTGATCAGGTTCTTCAAAAATAGTCACGCTAAGAAATGTTAAGGTACTCAATTTTTTGATCGTAATTTTGGTGGTCAATTTGGTTGTTAATGAGGTAATGATTTGAAGAGCGATGAGTTATGGTTCATGCTTTTTGGATATCAAAGCTCGGACATGCGTTCCGAGCTGTTTGATAGTTTGCCTTTAACCGCAGAGTTTTCCTTCGACTAGAACACGGTCAACGAGGTAATCGCCTCTAGGGTTGTGATGAATCACGCCGTTCCAGTATTGGCCATTGTCAAGTTCGACTTCAAACGCAATGTATCGACCGTCTTCGTTAAGAACACGAACTTCGGATACTCGTTTAAGTTTTGATTTTGCTGGCAAGTTTTGTTTAAAAATGTTCAAGGCTTGGTGAATGTCTGCCGTTATTTTGGCTTCTTTCCAAGTGGCGTATTTAGGATGAGCTTTGCAACTGTTTTCGACGGCGTCCATTTTATCCATCGTTTCCTTTTCTTTCATATCTGCAGCGTGAGATGCAAATGCTACTAAACCGACGCTACAAGCCAACAAAAACTTTTTCATTGAATAACCCCTCTGCAAGTAAAAATGTTGCGGTATTAATTTCCTTATCACTAACTAAATGTGAGCAACATCACGCAAGTTGTCAAAAAAATAGTCAATCTATTTCATTGCATCTGGTTTATTTGAAAGGGAGGAGTACTTAAGGAAAAGCCAACACCACGAGAGTGGCATTGGCTGTTTAGGTAGGCGTTAAGGGCACATCTTGCCTTGTTTAGCGACACTATCGATTAGGTAATCACCGCGGATATTACGGTATACGATGCCATGCCAAAATTGACCATTTTCTAGCTGAATCTCAATCGCATAGTTGATGCCATTAACCACCTGAGTTCTTACTCGATTCACGGATTTCACCGGTGATGCGTTATTCATTCGTTCAACCATCGTGTTGATGGCTTGTTGTACGTCAGGAGTAATTCCTGAATCTTGCCAGCCACCAGGCATCATTTTGGTTTGGCATAGGGCTGTGACTGGTTTGGTTGTATCATTATGTTCTTGTGCAGCTTGATTACTGCAACCTGCTAATACAGCGGTACTGACAAGAGCTAACATTAAATAACGCTTCATTATTTTTCTCCTAGCATGCAATGGGATTCGCATACGGTTAAAACTTGTGTCCAATTTGAGCTCTATTGAACGCATTGTCAAAGCTATTTTTGTGAGCTTATTGTCAAAGCTTAGTCGCGAAGTTACCGCACGATCCACGATCACAAAGGAAAAAATTGCTTATTATTAATAGCGAAAGTATCGGATTTTTACGGAGAGCAATATGAGACATTGGATAGTCACAATTTGCTTCGCTTTAGTGTTGACAGGCTGTGGTTCCAAATGGCTTTACGACAATAGCGATTGGTTTGCCGCGCAGTATCTCGACAATTATATCGAACTTAATGATCCGCAACGGGCATTCCTTCGACACACAGTGAGAATGTCGGTGCCTTGGCAT from Vibrio taketomensis encodes:
- a CDS encoding AAA family ATPase — protein: MTSTTFSQLQTYLESQVIGQQELVKQLLVALLADGHILVEGPPGLAKTRAVKSLADCIEGDFHRVQFTPDLLPADLTGTDIFRPETGDFQFQAGPIFNSLILADEINRAPAKVQAAMLEAMAEKQITAGRQTYKLPELFLVMATQNPIEQEGTYPLPEAQLDRFLLHLNVDYPDAQSELAILRLNRGEAKGESASDVPRLSQQLVFDARQEVLNIHMAEGIEQYIIRLIMATREPSSYDSLLASWIEMGVSPRATIALDRCARAHAWLSGRDFVSPEDVQAMIYPVLRHRLLLTYHAQAEGISPNQVIDKLLSLVGSA
- a CDS encoding restriction endonuclease subunit S; its protein translation is MSDFEKELEQMSQEMANEPEVALPSIDEQKAIAAELKRLEEAGELTPEVLEQYFGKFYSKTDTPIH
- a CDS encoding cystatin domain-containing protein, with the protein product MKRYLMLALVSTAVLAGCSNQAAQEHNDTTKPVTALCQTKMMPGGWQDSGITPDVQQAINTMVERMNNASPVKSVNRVRTQVVNGINYAIEIQLENGQFWHGIVYRNIRGDYLIDSVAKQGKMCP